The genomic region CAATACCCTGGTAAAACCGCTACCCTCTTGGAATGGGCCCAGGGTCCCGCTGACCAGTTCTTAAGGGACCATCCCGAATTCCCGTCTGCCTACCGGTCCCAGTTGGCTGACTTAAATGATGAGAGCGCCTACAGTACCCGGGGCCTGATGGGCGTTTATGCCGCCTGGTACTTCCAGGAACTGCAAGACCAGCTCAGTGCCAACCATCAAATTCACTACTACAACCAGGTGGCCACCCGCCTTAAAGTTGAAACAGACGGTTACCGCATTATCTTAGGGGACGGCCAGGAACTGATCAGCAGCAAGGTCGCCATGGCCCTTGGTCACTCTGAAGATCGCCTTAGCCCCAATGAAAAGCAATTAGCTACCTATGCTGATCAGCACCACCTTGGTTACTGGCCGGCCCAGCATCCGGCTGAAAGTAACTTTAACCAGCTCAACCACCCCCAAACCGTGATTGCCCGCGGCTTTGGCCTGTCCTTTTATGACTACTTAGCCGCGCTGAGCCTTGGCAAGGGTGGTCACTTCACCCGCCGGCCAGATGGCTTTTTGACTTACCAGCCATCTGGCCAGGAACCCCATATCATCGTTGGCTCGCGGACTGGTTTCCCACCCCGGACTCGGGGCTTCAACCAAAAGGGACCCAGTGAATTGTACCAACCGGTCTTCTTCACCTGGGCCAGCCTTGACCAGCTCCGATCCGAGCATGATGGCAAGCTGCCCTATGAAGACTTTGAAAAGTTGTTATATAAAGAAATGGACTATGTCTACCTGGTTAATGCCGGCCGGTTAGCTGACTTTAATCCTGAGAAACAGGCTGCTTTAGAAAAGGACCTGGAGACTAGTGCTGACTTTGAAGCAACTGCGCGCCAGTACGGCATGTCCCTGGCAGACCTAGACCTGCGTAACCTGCGCCACCCGGATCGACAGCAAGGTCCTAACCAGTCCTTTGAAGATTTCTTTAAAAACTACCTTAAAGATGATATTGAGTCCGCTAAACTGGGGAATGCCGACAGTCCCCTTACTGGATCCTTTGAAATCCTCCGGGATTTACGGGGCATGGTACGAACCATCTTTGAGCAAGACTACTTTAACGACCATGACCGCCAGCGCTTTGTTCATGAATTCCGCTCCTTGGAGGGTCGCCTTTCAGTCGGCCCACCCCTGATTCGGACTGAACAACTCCTAGCCTTGATTGAGGCTGGCTTAGTCACGGTCTTAGAACCGGGTATTCAAATTGAAACTGGCGACGACCACTTCTGGGCCAGTGATCGCGGTGACCACCACTACCAGGCCGATGGCGTAATCGAGGCCCGCCTGGCAACCGTTGACTTCCACATTGCCTTAAATCCCCTGCTTAAAGATCTGCAAGAACAGGGATTGATTCAGGCTAGCCCGATTGATGAACGCGCCATTGATATTAACCGGGTCACCTTCAAATTAAACCAGCACGGCCTTTACCTCTCAGGGATTCCAACCGAAGGCTACAAGTACTTCACCACGGTCATTCCACGACCTGGTGTTAATACACCAATCTTTAAAGAGGCAACTGCAATTGCTAGCAGCATGTTGAAATAAAAAAGCACCCAAATGGGTGCTTTTTTATGATTCTAGGAATTCAACCTTGGCCTGATAAATCTCAGGATTGTCAAAGTCCGCCGTGCCATGATGACCACCCGGTACCCAGATGGTTGTTGCTGGCCGACCGGTTTTCTCCTCGTAAGCCTTGGCCAGGTTAACACTCTGTACGTAAGGCACCACCGCATCAGCCGTACCCGCAATCAGCATCAGGGGCGGCATCCGCTTGGTAAAGTAGGTCGCCGGATTAGCGGCAGCGACTAAGTCCGGCACCTCACTGGGCCGGTGCTCATCCAGCATAATGCCTTCAAAGGACTCTGGCCCACCCGTTTCAGGAAAGTTTGGCTTAATGCCCAGCGCAGCGAATTGTTCTGGGAACTGGTCAACCTGGTAGGGTCCGTAAAGACCAATTACGTGGCTGATTTTTGGAAAAGTTGAACCAAAGGAAACCCCGGGCAGGCTACCCAGGGCAGCGCCCTTGGAAAAGGTGGCGGCTGCCAGAACGGCCAGCTGAGCGCCACTCGATTCACCGACCAGGTT from Leuconostocaceae bacterium ESL0723 harbors:
- a CDS encoding FAD/NAD(P)-binding protein, giving the protein MQITIIGAGPRGLALTERLSNLTPAEHNLQINLVDPSPIGGRVWNPFLENNQLFLMNTVASQVTLFHDQYPGKTATLLEWAQGPADQFLRDHPEFPSAYRSQLADLNDESAYSTRGLMGVYAAWYFQELQDQLSANHQIHYYNQVATRLKVETDGYRIILGDGQELISSKVAMALGHSEDRLSPNEKQLATYADQHHLGYWPAQHPAESNFNQLNHPQTVIARGFGLSFYDYLAALSLGKGGHFTRRPDGFLTYQPSGQEPHIIVGSRTGFPPRTRGFNQKGPSELYQPVFFTWASLDQLRSEHDGKLPYEDFEKLLYKEMDYVYLVNAGRLADFNPEKQAALEKDLETSADFEATARQYGMSLADLDLRNLRHPDRQQGPNQSFEDFFKNYLKDDIESAKLGNADSPLTGSFEILRDLRGMVRTIFEQDYFNDHDRQRFVHEFRSLEGRLSVGPPLIRTEQLLALIEAGLVTVLEPGIQIETGDDHFWASDRGDHHYQADGVIEARLATVDFHIALNPLLKDLQEQGLIQASPIDERAIDINRVTFKLNQHGLYLSGIPTEGYKYFTTVIPRPGVNTPIFKEATAIASSMLK
- a CDS encoding alpha/beta hydrolase codes for the protein MLFKDRPYQFQPAALPESVDRVITDLRYAPGDKHLVDLYLPKGSGPFPVVIDIHGGGLLRGRKSSNKAEPSLKFTAAGFAVVSMGYTLNRAGANDFPNQVAEVRAVCDLCQQVAEQYNLDMDQLNLVGESSGAQLAVLAAATFSKGAALGSLPGVSFGSTFPKISHVIGLYGPYQVDQFPEQFAALGIKPNFPETGGPESFEGIMLDEHRPSEVPDLVAAANPATYFTKRMPPLMLIAGTADAVVPYVQSVNLAKAYEEKTGRPATTIWVPGGHHGTADFDNPEIYQAKVEFLES